Genomic DNA from Leptotrichia wadei:
CCAGCAAAGGCATATATGTATCCTTACCCTTATGAAGACTATACAGAATTAAAAGTTAGAAAGTATGGTTTCCACGGGACTTCTCACAGATATGTAAGTGGAGTGGCACAAGAAATGCTAGGTAAAAAAGATTCTAAAATTATAGTTTGCCATCTTGGAAATGGAGCGAGTATTTCAGCAGTTCAAAATGGTAAAGTTGTAGACACATCAATGGGAATGACACCGCTTGCAGGGGTTATGATGGGAACTAGAACTGGAGATGTAGATCCTGCCTCTGTTATTTATGTTATGAGAAAAAGAGAATTATCTTTGGATGAAATGAATGATAGAATGAACAAGAAGTCTGGGATTTTGGGAATGATTGGAACTAGTTCAGATTTTCGTGATTTAGATACAGCTAAAAGAGCTGGAGATGAAAAGGCTATTTTGGCTTACGATATGTTCTGTTATAGAATTCAGCTTTATATCGGGGCTTATGTTGCTGCAATGAACGGTGTTGATGCGATTGCCTTTACTGGTGGAATTGGAGAAAATTCTGTTGGGGCTAAAAAACAAATTTGTGAAGGGCTTTCATTTTTTGGAGTCGAGCTGGATGAAGAAAAAAATGCAAAAAGATTACCTGGAAATGTAGAGTTGTCTACAAAAAATTCAAAAGTTAAAGTTTATAAGATTGAAACGGCTGAAGAACTTGTAATTGCAAGAGATACTTATGAATTGACAAAATAAATGCTGCATTAATAAAATTTTTTAAATTTTTGTAAAATTATAATTTTCAATAAATTGTGAGTAAGAGGTTAGACCTGTTCGATAAACTATACAAACTTAGAGTTTAATGAAATAAATGTCCTGAAGCAAGGGGTCAAGACCCCTTGTATAGAAAAAAATCGAACATTTCTACTGTGAAAATTGAATAAGTAAAGAGAAAGAGGGAAATATGTCAACATTAAATATAATTTATTATACAGGTACTGGAAATACTGAAGAGATGGCAAAATATATTGGTGAAGGTGCAGAAAATGCTGGGGCTGCTGTAAAACTTATAAATGTGGAAGAAGCTAATGAGAGTGCAATAGATGCGGATTTTATTGCGTTTGGGTCTCCTGCAGTTGGAGCAGAGGAAATTGCGCCGGAAATGGTGGAATTTTTTGAAGGAATAAAGGATAAAATCATTGGTAAAACAGTTGGGCTATTTGGTTCGTATGACTGGGGACAAGGTGGCTGGATGGAAACTTGGCGTGAGGAAATTATAAATGAAGGGCTTTCTGTTGTGAATGATGGACTTATTATTCATTTGGCTGTTGATGATGATGAAAAAATTGAAAAATGTAAGGAATATGGAAGAGCAATAGTTGGTTAAATAACAAGGGTTAAAAATTCCCTTGATACTGATAGATTAGTTATCTATTAAAAAATGGAGGAAAAATTGGAAAATTTGTTAATCCAGCTTGCCATAATGGTTTTTGTTGGAATACTCATAGGATGGTTTACAAATTATTTGGCGATAAAATTGTTATTTAGGCCCTATAAGGAAGTAAACTTCCTATTTTTCAAAATACAGGGATTAATTCCCAAAAATAGAGATAAAATTTCAGAAAATATAGCGGATACGATAGAAAAGGAACTTATTTCAGTAAAATATATTACTGAAAAGCTAAAAGATAGCGGTGTTATAAATGATGAAGTTTTGGATAAACTATTGGACAAAATTATAGGAGAAAAGCTGAAAAAAAGCATATTAGAAAAAAATCCGCTATTAAAAATGTTTTTAAATGATTCAGTAATTGAAAAAATAAAAGCGTATTTTAAAAAGGCAATTTTAGAAAATAAAGAGGAAATAGTGGAGGAAATCTTAAAAATTGCAGAAGATAAAATTGATTTTAAGGAAATCATGCTTGAAAAAATGAAAAATTTTTCATTAGAAGAAATGGAAAAAATAATTTTGTCTGTGTCTAAGAATGAATTAAAGCATATTGAAATTATTGGTGGAGTATTGGGAGGAATAATTGCATTATTTCAGTTTTTTATAATGTTATTATTAAAACAGATATAAAATAATATTTTAAATAAAAACAATTAGACTAGAGGATTTAAAGAATTATTGAGGAGAAAAAATGAATGAAGAAAGAATATTGGAACCTAAGGAATTGGGAGAGGACAATATTCAGAAAAGTTTACGGCCAAGGACTTTTAAGGAATATATTGGCCAGCAGGATTTGAAAGAGAAGATGAATATATTTATTAAATAGTGCAAGAACACTCGCGACTTTAGTCGTGATATGAATTGCACAAAAATTTTAGTAAGCATATAGGGAAACTTGTATGTGGACACGGAGCAAAACCGTGCAACAAAGAAACTGAATTGCTGGGAACTCTTAAAGCTAGTATAACCACAACATAATATCTAAGTGAAAACATGGTATAAGTGTGATGGTGGCGAAAGCAGAAAAAATATACTAGATGGTGTAAGGTTAAATCCTAAGTGCTAAGATAATAGACAATCAGCAACTAAGCCTGAAAAGGAAAGTTCAACGACTATCCCTCGTGAGGGGAGTACAATACAAGCGGTTGGTATTGGAAGTGGTTTCGCCTAAGTCCTTGAAATAGGATATGGATAAGATATAGTCTGTGCTTGTTAGAGATAACAAGAAGTTCAAGGCTAATCTCCTTAATTTATTAAGGAGTATATATGCCATGAGAACTGCATAAGCAGTAGCGCACTTATGTGAACGACGCTTCCCACTGTTGTGGGGTTTTAAAAACTTTAAAAATAAATAAAAAATATTACTTTTTTGACAGATAAAATGTAGAATACATGGTATAATATCTCTGATGAAAAGGAGGTGATTATATATGTATTTAACATTAAAACAACAAGTAAAACATCTTAGTAAAAAAGAGTTTAAAAACTTAAAATATTTGTGCCATATAGCTAAGAATTTAAAAAATCAAGCTATATACAATGTTAGACAACACTATTTTAAAAATAAAAAGTATTTAAGCTATAATGAAAACTATAAGATACTTAAAAATAGTGAGAATTATAAGAAGTTAAATTCTAATATGGCTCAACAAATTTTAAAAGAAGTAGATGAAAGTTTTAAATCATTCTTTGCACTTTTAAAACTTGCTAAGAATGGTCAATATAACAGTAAAATAAAATTACCTAATTATCTTGATAAAGATGGTTTTACAACTCTTGTTATAGGTTTTGTTAGATTAAAAGATGATATGCTGATAGTTCCTTATTCAAATTCTTTTAAGAAAACTCATCAGGAAGTTAAAGTTAAGCTACCATCAGTATTAAAAGACAAGAAGATAAAAGAAATTAGAATAATACCAAAACAACATTCTAGGTACTTTGAAATTCAATACATTTATAAGGTAGAAGAAGTTCAAAGGGAATTAAATAAAGAAAATGTACTAGGAATTGATTTAGGTATAGATAATCTTTGCACTTGTGTTACAAATGCTGGAGCTTCATTCATAATAGATGGTAGAAAATTGAAATCTATTAATCAATACTATAACAAGACAAATGCAAAATTGCAAAGCATTAAAGATAAGCAAAAGATAGAGCACACAACATTAAGGCAAAAGAGAATAGCTAGAAAGAGAAATAATCGCATAAATGATTATCTTTCAAAAGCAGCAAGAATAATTATAAATTATTGTCTTAATAATGATATAGGAAAACTAGTTCTAGGATATAACGAGAATTTTCAAAGAAATTCAAATATAGGAAGTATAAATAATCAAAACTTTGTAAATATACCATATGGAAAATTAAGAGATAAATTAATATACCTATGTAAACTATATGGAATAGAATTTAAACTGCAAGAAGAAAGTTATACATCAAAAGCAAGTTTCTTTGATGGAGATGAAATCCCAATATACGATAAAGAAAATCCGCAAGAATATATATTCAGTGGAAAAAGGATAAAAAGAGGACTATATCAAACAAGTAAAGGCTATCAATTAAATGCAGATTGTAACGGAGCATTAAATATATTAAAAAAAAGTAAAGTTGTGGATTTAAGCGTCCTATACAATAGAGGTGATCTGAACACGCCTAAAAGAATAAGGGTAGTGTAAAGCTATCAAACTTCTTAGAAAATTTTTAAATATTTTTAAAGATTTTAGAACCCTGCGACTTTAGTCGTGGGAGGTTCAGAAAGGCTGCTAAAATGAGAAATGAGTCGCTTGATCATATTTTATTATATGGGCCTCCAGGATTGGGAAAAACTACACTTGCAGGAGTTATTGCCACAGAAATGGGAGTAAATCTGAAAGTAACGACTGGACCTGTGCTGGAAAAGGCGGGAGATTTGGCGGCTATTTTGACGTCTTTGGAGGAAAATGACATTTTGTTTATTGATGAAATTCATAGATTGAATACATCTGTGGAGGAAATTCTGTATCCTGCGATGGAAGATGGAGAACTGGATATTCTTATTGGGAAAGGGCCGTCTGCTAGGAGTATACGTGTGGAATTGCCGCAATTTACGTTGATTGGGGCAACTACAAGGGCAGGGCAGTTGAGTACGCCGCTTAGGGATAGATTTGGAGTTACTCACAGGATGGAATATTATAAGCTGGAAGAATTGAAGGAAATTATACGAAGAGGGGCGAATATTCTTGATATTTCCTATGATGAGGATGGAATTGCGGAAATTGCTAAAAGAAGTCGAGGAACGCCTAGAATTGCTAATAGGTTATTGAAAAGGGCAAGGGATTTTGCGCTTGTGGAAGGTTCGGGAGTTCTGGAAAAAGAAAGCGTGGATGGAATCCTGAAATTGCTAGGAGTGGATGACAATGGCCTGGATGAGCTTGATAGGAATATTTTGCTGTCGATTATAAATGTTTATAATGGCGGTCCTGTTGGAATTGAAACTTTGTCGCTTTTGCTCGGGGAGGACAGACGGACAATTGAAGAGGTTTATGAGCCGTATCTTGTAAAAATTGGGTTTATAAAAAGAACTCCACGTGGAAGAGTTGTGACAGAATTAGGATATAACCATTTAGGAATTGAAAAAATATTTAGTGAAAAAAAATAAAAATTTAAAGATAACAATTGACACTAAACTCCAATTAAAAAGCCAAATTATACTAGATCTGTTCGATAACAAAAAAAATTTATAATTTAATAAAATAAATATACTGAAGCAAGGGATCTTGACATCTTGTAAAAATAAAAAAACTTAGGTTATTGAATATATCTATTGGATTTTGAACTTTTTCAAAGAATTTATAGTAAATTTGCTATTTAAGTGGAAAATGATATTAAGTAAAAAATGAGGTGAAAAACTGTTGTTGACAGTAATAGCGGAAAAAGAAAATATTGATGAAAATAATGGAAAAATTTTGATAAAAGACAGATTAGACTGTAATCACGTTCAAAATGTGTATCGTTTAAATATAGGTGATGAATTGCGGGTAATTGACGGGGAATGTGAATATTTTACAAAAATTGCTGAAATTTCAAAAAAGGAAATAGCTGTAAAAATATTAGAAAAAAAAGAAGACAGTTATTCTTTGAGTATAAATATTGATATTGCGATGGGGATTTTGAAAAATGATAAAATGAATTTGGCAATACAGAAATTGACGGAAATTGGTGTAAACAGGATAATTCCTTTAAAAACTGAGCGAGTTGTTGTAAAAATTAATGAAAAAAAGGAAAAATGGGATGTTGTTGCAAGGGAAACGCTGAAACAATGCAGAGGAATAAAATTTACTGAAATTACACCTGTAAAAAAACTTTCGGAAATTGATTATCAAAAATATGATAAAATAATTTTTGCCTATGAAAATAGTGGCGAATCTAAATCTTTATCAGAAATAATAAAAAAGGAAGATAAGAGCATTTTGTATATAATTGGTCCTGAAGGTGGAATTACAGCGGATGAAGTTGATTTTCTGAAAAATAATAAGGCAATAGAAATTAGTTTGGGAAAAAGGATTTTACGGGCAGAAACTGCGGCAATTGTTGTTTGTGGCATTATTGCTAATTTTTATATATAGCTTTTTATTTTACTAAAATTAAGAAATAAATTGAAAATTAGCTGAATATATAATATAATATACCATAGTAGTGATAAATAACTTATACAAGGATTTTTGTACAGTTATTAAATATTTTAAGTTAATTATTAATAATTTTTTTATTTGATGCCTATTTTCTTTTTGACTAAATTTTTGATTGATATTTGTTTTAGTTAAATTGGTTATTATAGTTAAACTTAAATTGTATTGATTTTTTTGAATAGAAATTAAAGTAAGAATAATTTGATAAATAAAAAAATATAAAAAAGAAAGGAAGTTTAGGGAATGAGTGAAGTGAGTCATAATTATGAAAAGGAAGTTCAGGAAATAATTGATATTATGGAGGATAAAAAGGCGCAGGATATAAAGGTATATGATATGAGGGGAAAATCACCTTTTTTTGACTACTCAATATTGTGTACTGGGAGTTCTTCTAGAAATATTGAAGCGATAGCGACTGATATAAAGAAAAGCCTTGAAAATGTGAAAAATGTGGAAGGGCTTGAGGAGGCTAACTGGGTTCTTATTGATGCCGGAGATCTAGTTATAAGTGTGTTTAGTAAAGATGCCAGAGATTACTACAGACTGGATGATTTTTATAATGGCGTGAATGAAGGAAACGAGGAAACAGAATAGATAACAGTTATAAAGAGGAAAATTATGAGAGAATTAGATAAAGAAGAGAAAAATGTACGATTTATTGCCTTTCTTATTCTTGTTGGAGCTGTTTTTCTAATATTAATCGCACGTCTGTTTACATTGCAGATATTAGAGGCTTCACAATATGCAGAACAGGCATTGCAAAATAGAATTAGAACAAATATAATAAAGGCTACACGTGGAGAAATTTACGACAGGGAAGGTAAATTGCTTGCTAAAAATACAACAGGATATCAGCTGGTTCATATGCATACATATACGTTAGATCCAAATGACTTGAAACTTTTAAAGGAAGTTAAGGGAATGACGCCAGAACAGATGGATGCTAGGCTTGCTAACGAACGTAAGGCTGTGGCAAAACGGATTAAGGAAACAATGGGCGATATAAATACTATAAGCCAGCTTACAGGATATCAGGTTGACTATCTTATAGATAGATTTTATAAGCAGCAAAGAATGGGAACTGATAAAAAGATACTTGTTATTGAAGATTTAGACAAGCAGGTGGCATTAAGGGCAATTGAAAAAATTAATAATGACAGAATCGACATTGTGGAGTATAATAAGAGATTTTATCCTGAAGATGCGCTTGCATCGCATGTTATTGGATACGTAAAGCCTATTAGTGAAAAAGAATTCAAGGATCTGGAAAAGGATGGATATAGAAATAGTGACCTGATTGGTAAAAAAGGTGTTGAACGTTCTTACGACAAGGAAATGAAAGGTCAAGACGGTAGGGAAAATGTTGAAGTTGATGCTAAAGGAAATGTTATAAGGCAAGTGGAGGCAACAGAAAGTGTTGCAGGAAAAAATGTCTACTTGTCAATTGACATGGAATTGCAAAAATATATGACAGATGCATTTTCAGGTAAAAGCGGGGCTTTTATTGCAATGGAAGCTAAAACTGGAAAAATAATTACATTTGTA
This window encodes:
- a CDS encoding DUF445 domain-containing protein, translating into MENLLIQLAIMVFVGILIGWFTNYLAIKLLFRPYKEVNFLFFKIQGLIPKNRDKISENIADTIEKELISVKYITEKLKDSGVINDEVLDKLLDKIIGEKLKKSILEKNPLLKMFLNDSVIEKIKAYFKKAILENKEEIVEEILKIAEDKIDFKEIMLEKMKNFSLEEMEKIILSVSKNELKHIEIIGGVLGGIIALFQFFIMLLLKQI
- a CDS encoding flavodoxin is translated as MSTLNIIYYTGTGNTEEMAKYIGEGAENAGAAVKLINVEEANESAIDADFIAFGSPAVGAEEIAPEMVEFFEGIKDKIIGKTVGLFGSYDWGQGGWMETWREEIINEGLSVVNDGLIIHLAVDDDEKIEKCKEYGRAIVG
- the rsfS gene encoding ribosome silencing factor; amino-acid sequence: MSEVSHNYEKEVQEIIDIMEDKKAQDIKVYDMRGKSPFFDYSILCTGSSSRNIEAIATDIKKSLENVKNVEGLEEANWVLIDAGDLVISVFSKDARDYYRLDDFYNGVNEGNEETE
- a CDS encoding acetate/propionate family kinase, yielding MKVLVINCGSSSAKFELIDMTNEQSLAKGNCERIGIANPIFSYKNLITGEKISELETPMENHTVAVELILKTLQDEKIGVIASTDEIDAIGHRIVHGGEYYEKSVLVDDEVIKNLEEIAPLAPLHNPAHIMGIKVIQKLLPGKKNVVVFDTAFHQTMPAKAYMYPYPYEDYTELKVRKYGFHGTSHRYVSGVAQEMLGKKDSKIIVCHLGNGASISAVQNGKVVDTSMGMTPLAGVMMGTRTGDVDPASVIYVMRKRELSLDEMNDRMNKKSGILGMIGTSSDFRDLDTAKRAGDEKAILAYDMFCYRIQLYIGAYVAAMNGVDAIAFTGGIGENSVGAKKQICEGLSFFGVELDEEKNAKRLPGNVELSTKNSKVKVYKIETAEELVIARDTYELTK
- a CDS encoding RsmE family RNA methyltransferase; translation: MLTVIAEKENIDENNGKILIKDRLDCNHVQNVYRLNIGDELRVIDGECEYFTKIAEISKKEIAVKILEKKEDSYSLSINIDIAMGILKNDKMNLAIQKLTEIGVNRIIPLKTERVVVKINEKKEKWDVVARETLKQCRGIKFTEITPVKKLSEIDYQKYDKIIFAYENSGESKSLSEIIKKEDKSILYIIGPEGGITADEVDFLKNNKAIEISLGKRILRAETAAIVVCGIIANFYI
- a CDS encoding RNA-guided endonuclease InsQ/TnpB family protein, with the protein product MYLTLKQQVKHLSKKEFKNLKYLCHIAKNLKNQAIYNVRQHYFKNKKYLSYNENYKILKNSENYKKLNSNMAQQILKEVDESFKSFFALLKLAKNGQYNSKIKLPNYLDKDGFTTLVIGFVRLKDDMLIVPYSNSFKKTHQEVKVKLPSVLKDKKIKEIRIIPKQHSRYFEIQYIYKVEEVQRELNKENVLGIDLGIDNLCTCVTNAGASFIIDGRKLKSINQYYNKTNAKLQSIKDKQKIEHTTLRQKRIARKRNNRINDYLSKAARIIINYCLNNDIGKLVLGYNENFQRNSNIGSINNQNFVNIPYGKLRDKLIYLCKLYGIEFKLQEESYTSKASFFDGDEIPIYDKENPQEYIFSGKRIKRGLYQTSKGYQLNADCNGALNILKKSKVVDLSVLYNRGDLNTPKRIRVV